In one Chitinophaga sancti genomic region, the following are encoded:
- a CDS encoding dihydroneopterin aldolase: MLTIGLEQVHFHAFHGLYPEEKIIGNDFIIDVYVTIPGTSPIDKISETVNYQGLLNVIKPIMEIPQPLLEQVVYAIADAIKLKYPEVQKSIISLRKMNPPMGASVRNSIVSLEKNY; the protein is encoded by the coding sequence ATGCTGACAATAGGACTCGAACAGGTACATTTTCATGCTTTCCATGGTCTTTATCCTGAAGAAAAGATCATCGGGAATGACTTTATTATTGACGTGTATGTAACCATACCCGGTACCTCGCCGATAGACAAAATTTCTGAGACTGTTAATTACCAGGGCTTACTGAATGTGATCAAGCCCATTATGGAAATTCCACAGCCCCTGCTGGAGCAGGTGGTATATGCCATTGCCGATGCCATTAAACTGAAATATCCTGAAGTACAAAAATCAATCATTTCCCTGCGAAAAATGAACCCTCCAATGGGTGCGTCCGTACGTAACTCTATCGTTTCCCTCGAAAAGAACTATTAG